The genomic interval GCGGTGGAACAACGCCTGCAAGACCTGGAAAACCAACGCCAACGGCTCCAGGAAAAAATTCAGCAGGGACAGGATCGCTTACAGGACTATCGTACCCAGCAGACTGCCCAACTCAGCCAACACTCAACTTTCAGCATTCAGGATGCAGTCTTGCAGCAGCAAATTGCTGAAACCCAGGCTGCTCTGGCAGAACTGGAACAGCGCTTAGGGACAGAAAAGCAGATTCGCGATCGTGCCGAACGCCAACTACGGGAGCGCCAGACCCAGCAACAACAGCTTGAATGGCAACGGCAGAAGCTCCAAGAAACCCAGCAAACGAGACGAGACGAATTGGCAGTTGCCCAGGAGCAGTTAGAACTCCAACGTCAGGAGCTTCCCGATCCTTTGCCAGAAATTCCGGCTGATGCGGAGACCCAGGATCTGGCAGTGTTGCAACACGAGTTGCGATCGCTGCAAAAACGCATTCAGGCGATGGAACCTGTCAACATGCTGGCATTAGAGGAATACGATCGCACCCAAAAACGCCTGGAAGAACTCACTGAAAAGCTCAAAACACTTGAGGAAGAACGCACGGAGCTTCTACTCCGGATCGAAAACTTCACAACCCTCAGACAACGGGCATTTAAAGAAGCCTTCGATGCTGTGAATCAAAATTTTCAGTCCATCTTCGCCACCCTTTCCGATGGCGACGGTCACCTTCAATTAGAAGATGCCCAGGACCCGTTTAATGGTGGATTAACCCTGGTTGCCCACCCCAAGGGGAAACCGGTTCAAAGATTAGCTTCCATGTCTGGGGGAGAAAAATCCCTTACCGCTCTCAGCTTTATTTTTGCCCTGCAACGCTACCGCCCCTCGCCGTTTTACGCCTTTGATGAGGTTGATATGTTTCTGGATGGGGCAAATGTGGAGCGATTAGCTAGAATGATCAAACAGCAAGCGCAGCAAGCTCAGTTTATTGTCGTCAGTCTTCGGCGACCGATGATTGAGTCTGCCGAACGTACCATTGGAGTTACACAGGCACGGGGAGCTTATACTCAAGTTTTGGGAATTAACTTGCTTACCCAAAGTGCTTCGGTATGATTTGATGATAATGAACGATTTCATTTTCATGATAAAAATCTAGGATTCGCGAATCAGGATTCAGCACATAATGGCATCTGAAGAAATCCGCCAACGCTCTGACATTCTTGGCACTCTAGTCGTTACCCGCGACACGGGTAAAAAGCTAGGAGTGGTTAGTCAACTTTGGGTTGATATCGACCAACGAGAAGTGGTTGCACTTAGTCTCCGCCCAAATCTGCTCTATGGAACTCCCCAACCCATGTTTTTGAGCAGCATTCGGCAAATTGGCGATGTCATTTTGGTTGATGACGAAAATGTGATTGAGGATATCGATGTCGAATCCTACAGCAACCTGATCAACTGCGAAGTGATTACCGAGACGGGGGAACTTCTGGGAAAAGTTCGCGGTTTCAAATTCGATGTTGATAGCGGTGGGCTGACTGCGTTGACGATCGCATCCATCGGATTGCCCCTGATCCCGGATCAGGTTGTGAGTACTTATGAGTTGCCGGTAGACGAAATTGTCAGCAGCGGCCCCGATCGTCTGATTGTGTTTGAAGGGGCTGAGGAACGACTGGTTCAACTTTCTGTTGGAGTTCTAGAGCGCCTGGGTATTGGTCGGGCACCCTGGGAGCGGGACGATGAAATTGATTATGTCACGCCCGTTCGTGCTGACAATCAACTTCCAACTGGGCTGCGCACCCCCATATCCACCCCAATCCGACAGAAGGAACCTGCGGTTCAGGAAACCTGGGATGACGACAATTGGGGAGAGCCAGAACCCAAACAACTTCGCCAGCAACAACGGCGAGCAGAACCCCTCTACTATGGGGATGAGGAAGAAGATAACTGGAGCGAGGCGAGTGGGCGAGATCAGTATGACGATCGCTACCCAGAGAAATACGAAAAATATCCTGAACCCAAGGCTTACCAGGAAGCCTACGAAGATCTGGAGGATGATGCCTGGGCAGACCAGGAACAGAAAACCTATAACCCTCCCCGGGTCAATATTCCTGAGAAGCAAAAAGCGCCTGAGTACGAAGAAGAAGGCTATTAAGGGCATTGAAGCAAGTTAGAAAATAGAAGCTAGGAGCCAGGACTCAGAAGCCAGCATAGCTGTCTCATTGGGCTTCTAGCTACTGTTTGTCGTGCCTGGATTTTGCCCGCCAATACGATCTCTGTGATGTATTACAGCTAGCGCCTAAGCGTCTTACAAACTAGTTTCTGGCTTCTGACTTCTAACCTCGTAAAGATGTAGGTTGTAATGTTAGCGGTTTTCCTATAGCGGGCAAACTACAATCATTGCAACTCTTTTTGTCCTTTGATCCCAATGATGCATCCACATACAGAGCTTCGATTCATTAACGAATCAATCGGTTATGGTGTGTTTGCGACCAGATTCATTCCTAAAGGGACAATTACCTGGATTTTGGATGAATTGGATCAGAAATTTGATGAGTTCTACTTTATTTCATTAGATCCGCTGTTGCGGGAACGCTTACTCAAATATTGCTACCGGGATGAACTGGGACAATATATTTTGTGCTGGGATATCGCTCGCTATGTGAACCACAGTTTTCACTCAAATTGCATGGCAACCCCCTATAAATTTGAACTGGCAGTTAGGGATATTTATCCTGGGGAAGAACTCACCGATGACTATGGTTACTTTAATTTAGACAAACCCTTTTATTGCTTTCCTGAGCCAGGAACTGATCGAACCCGAGTCATGCCTGATGATATCCTGCACTATTATCGGGAGTGGGATCAAAAAGCAGCGGATGCGATGCAATCGTTTAACTGGGTTCAACAACCGCTGAAACATTTGCTTGAGCGTAAATATATTGATAAGGTTCATGCGATCGCCCTAGGACAGGAGAAAATGGACTCAATCTTAGCTTGCTACTTTGACCGCACTGCCCAATTCAAGGCGGTTAGCTAACAATGCATGCCTGACCCAATACTGCCTTACCCCGTGACTTATACAGGAGAACGAATATGCAGTCCACCGCTTCGGACTCCGCGGTCATCCTATCCTAAGCGGGGAACTTCCCTCTTAAGATCGGTTGGTTCCCGGTTATTTCTTTCGGTGGTAGGCGGCTCCCTGGTCGGCTTGATCGGCACTTCCTTCCTATCCTACTGGGAACTTGCAAAACAATCGGAAGCAGAACTTCGATCGAATTTGCAAGTGAAGGCAGAGAACCTGGAAGGTGACCTTAACACGTTTGAATATTCCACAAAACTGGTTGCTGATGCGGTTAAAACGCTTTATGAATCAGGAGAACGACGGGAACAGGTTTATGTCAATCTCCTTGATCGCTCCCTCAGAACTTCACCCCTTGGAACAGGCTTAGGATTTGGGCAACCTCCGACCAATCGTTTGATTCTTCCTTCAAGGAAATTTGCCTATCCTTACGCTGCCCGCAATCCCAAGGACGGTGCGATTTCAGCCCAGGGGGGAGAAGCCCAGGCAAAAAACTTTACCGAAAGCTATTTCACCCAACCGATCGCTGCGGGTAGGCCAATTTGGCTCGAACCAGTTGCTTATCTAGAAGACACCCTGAAACCGCCCAAAGTTTTAGTTAGCACAGCCTATGCGCTCCCTTTTTACAGCCAAAAAAAGGAATTATTGGGGGTCTTAAGCCAGGATTTAGAACTGGGCTTTCTCAGCAAAAAACTATCTGTTCAGGTCATGCGGGATGCGGGATATTTTATCCTGGTTAGCTCTAAAGGGGGATTAATTGCCTACCCTCCTGACCCCTCAATTATCTATGCGGCTGATCCCCAAAAAACATCTGGACTGAAGCAATTTCCCCAACTCAACAACTACTCCGGGCTATGGCAGCGCATTCAAGATAATTTGAAGACAGGCACAGGGCAAGGGGTTACCCAATGGCAGGACGCTGGCGGTAAAAGAGAGTATTGGGCATATCAACTGATTCCCAATAATGATTGGGTGTTGATGGCAGTCGTTCCAGAATCCGTTGTTTTGGGTCCGGTTGTACGCTTTACAGCCATTGGCGCTTTAGGCTCGATTCTGGGCGTTTCGGTGGTACTGGGGGGGGTGGTGGCGGCGTTCGTGAAGCGGCTGAACCAGCGGTTGCAACCGATTATGGATGAATGTAATCGACTGGCGGAAACCAGCGCTAAGAGCGAAGAACTAATGAACCGGGAGGATGAATTGGGACGGCTAACAATTTCCTTCTACGCCCTACTGGGGCAAGTTACTGTGAATGAACGGCGGCTACGACAGGAAATGGCGAAATCGGCGCAGGCGTTCCAGGTACTTCAGCAAACCCAGGCCCAACTGATTCAGACGGAAAAAATGTCGGGTTTGGGCCAGCTTGTTGCGGGTGTTGCCCACGAAATCAATAATCCAATCAATTTCATCTACGGCAATTTGCCCCATGCTACAAATTACACCCAGGATTTGCTCAAGTTGATTCAGTTATACGACAGCAAATATGGCGATTCTGATCCAGAGATTCAGTCCTATCGGGAGGACATTGATCTAGATTTTCTGGTCAACGATCTCAAGAAAATGCTGGACTCCATGAGTATTGGAGCCGATCGAATTCGGGAAATTGTGTTGTCGTTGCGTAACTTCTCTCGCCTGGATGAAGCGGAGATGAAGCGGGTAAATATTCATGAAGGTATCGACAGCACATTGCTAATTCTGCAAAATCGCTTAAAGGAGAGCCCTGGGCATCCCGAAATTGAGGTGGTCAAGCAGTATGGCAAATTACCCCTGGTCGAGTGCTACGCGGGTCAGCTTAACCAGGTATTTATGAATATTTTGAGTAATGCGATCGACGCCTTGGATAAATTCAATCAGGAGCAATCAGTTGGAGACATTACGACCCCTCCAGCCAGGATTACGATTATTACCGAAATGGTGAATCAGCAAGAAGCAGAAGCGGAGGAGGCAAGCGGCGGGAGTCAGGAGTCAGAAGCGGAGAAGGTAGAGGGCAGAGGGCAGAGGGCAGAGGGAAATACTCAGTCTTCAGTGCTCAGTTCCCACTCTTCAGATTCAATTCAAAATTCAAAATTCAAAATTCAAAATTCTCCCTCCCCCCACCCCAATTCATCGCTATCCGCATTCACGATAATGGTCCAGGGATTCCTATCCAGCATCAGACTAAATTGTTTGACCCCTTCTTTACCACGAAGCCGATCGGCAAGGGAACAGGGCTGGGGTTGTCGATCAGCTATCAGATTGTGGTAGAAAAACATCAAGGTCTGCTGAAATGTATTTCCACGCTGGACCAGGGAACAGAGTTTCGGATTGAAATTCCGATTCGTCACAAAGAAACAGGCAGGGCAGGATCGGACTGAGCAATCTCGTAGGAATTGTGCTCCATTAAATGGGCGATCGCCCGATCAATTAGCTCCAACCCATGATGAACCGTTTCAATTACGCTCAGTTGGCCCCGTAGTTCCGCTGCACCGACAAAGCCTTTGGTATACCAGGTCATATGTTTGCGTGCCTGCTGAATGCCGCGATCGCCCTTATACTCCCACAGCATCCACAAATGCTCACGGGCGCACTGCAAACGCTCCACAGAGGTCGGCGGAGCTTTTTCCCTGCCCGTTTTGAGGAAGTGGTCTACTTCTCCTACGAGAAAGGGGTAGCCAAGGGTTCCCCGTGAACACATCACCCCATCTGCCCCTGTTTGCTCCAAACAATTGACGGCTGCCGCCACGGAGAAAATATCCCCATTGGCAATCACCGGAATGGCAAGAATTTTCTTCAAGCGGGTAATCCATTCCCAATTGGCAGGTCCGTTATACCCCTGAGCACGGGTGCGTCCATGCACGGTAATCATCTGTGCTCCAGCATCTTGCAGGCGTTGGGCAAACTCCAGAATGGTAATCTCCTGATCAGTCCAGCCAATCCGGGTTTTTACCGTAACTGGAACATCGACTGCCCGTACCACTGCCCGCACGATCGCCTCTGCTGTTCGAGGATCGCGTAATAGGGAAGAACCTCCTCCATTTTTGGTGATTTTGTTCACGGGGCAGCCCATGTTGATGTCCACGGTATTTGCCCCTTCGGCAACTGCCATCTGCGCTGCCTCCGCCAGGAAGTCGGGACGACAATCAAACAACTGGATGCTAATCGGTTGCTCGTTAGGATCTACCTCCATTATTTGAGGAAGCTGCTTCATATAACGCAACCCGGATGCATGCACCATCTCGGTATACATCATCGAGTCGGGTGCATGGCGGCGCACCAGACGCCGAAAGACCAGGTCGGTCACGCCCGATAGGGGCGATTGTAAGACCCGACTCTTAACCTCAAGCTGACCAATTTTCAATGGGCTGGACAGACGAGCTTGCAAATTATGAGAAAACGCCAGCATGGAGAAAATTACCGACCTCCCCAAATTTTTTCCAAAACCGTCTGGGGCGCAATGTCTGTCATTTGCCCAGTCAGGGACTTGATCCCGACAAAGCGATCGCTCTCAGGCAGCAACCGTTTCGGCTCGGTCGGACCAAACAACGCCAGGGTGTAGGTCTTCACAGCCACGGCTAAATGCATAGGCGCACTATCCGTAGATATCAGGAGATTGGCCCCAGCAATCATTGCAGCCAGTTTGCCCACATCCTCAGGGGAAGTTACTTTTAACCCCGAATTAGCTGCAAGTAACGTCTGGACAAACTCCCTGTCTTCCGGTCCCTGGATGACGACGATCGGCAACTCTGGCTGGCGCTGCTGAAAGTCCTGAACAATTCCAAGCCAACTTTCCACAGGATAAATCTTATCAATTCCCTTTTGTTTGGCTAATTGACTCGATCCTCCATGAATCAAAACATAACCACTGTTTTGAATTCCCAGTCGTTTACGTTCCGCATCTGCCCAATCAATATCTTTAACTGGCACACTGATCGCGATTTCAGGACAAGGGGTATTGATTCCCAAACCCTTCAGCAGATCGTGATACAAATTGGCCGCGTACTGATCCGGTTTCAGCGGCACGGGATTCGTCAAGAAAACTTCTCCAGGGCTACCCGCGTAGCCAACTCTAACCGGAATTCCTGTTAACCAAAGCAAAAGCCCAACCGTCCAACGTTGCCCCAGGGAAATGGCAACATCATATTCACGCTCACGCACCACACCCAACAGATTCCCCCAATCTGCCAGACTATTTCGGTCTTTGAAATCAAAGGGGATCGTGGTCTTTACAGACTTCGCTACTCGGTAAGCATCCTTCGCCCTAGGCTCAACAACGACATCGAGCTGAGCCTCAGGATAAATTTGCTTCAGGCTATCCAGAGTTGGGAAGAATAAGATTTGATCGCCAATCCCGCCAGGGACGAAGGCTACTATTCTCATAGTGGAAGGGAAATATTTCTTTACGCTAACTCGCTCCTTATTTTAGGGGAAGATACAGTAAAGTTTTGAGTTTTACACGTCACCATCGGATCACAATTTAAACTGAAGATTCCTGAATCTCACTCCAGAAAAACTGCTATGTACCGTAGTTTCTAGAGGATTGCCGTGTACCTTCTCATTCCAGCCGCCGGATCAGGTCGCCGTATGGGCAGCAGTCGTAATAAATTGTTACTTCCCTTGCTCGATCGTCCCCTCCTTTTCTGGACACTTTCCGCCGCAAAAGCTTCTGAGTCCATTCGCTGGGTTGGGTTAATTGGTCAACCAGAAGATTTTCAGGACTTTAAGGAAATCGTGGTTGCTCTCTCAATGACCAAATTTGTTCACTTTATCCCTGGAGGCTCGACCCGCCAGGAGTCCGTTTATAAAGGGTTGCAAGCGTTACCAGCTGTCGCCGAAAGAGTTTTGATCCATGATGGAGCAAGATGTTTGATTACACCTGCGCTATTTGACCACTGTGCCAGAGAAATTTCCCAGTGCCCTGGCTTAATCGCGGCTGTTCCCGTTAAAGATACGATCAAGGTTGTTGAATCCGCTACCCATCTAGTATCGGGAACCCTCGATCGCGGTCAACTATGGGCAGCCCAAACCCCTAAGGGGTTTGAGGTCGAACGGCTGACCCAGTGCCACATCGAAGGCAATCGTCAGGGATGGGAGGTGACTGATGATGCAGCTCTGTTTGAGCAATGCGGTTACCCGGTCAAAATCGTGTCAGGGGAAGAGACCAACCTGAAAGTAACAACGCCTGTCGATCTTGCGATCGCCGAATTTATTTTGCGGCAGCGAAATAGGCGCTGACTTTCGGTTAGAAACTATCGGCTTTTTCAACAGAATTTTTCGTTGTGTCCAGAAAAGCCCATCGAATCAGTAATCTTGTTGCCCAAAAAGTAATCAGAGAAATGAAAATGTTGATCATCAAATTTTCTACTCGAAGAGACTGGGCGCTCTGATTACACCAAAGCATTTCTAACAGGATTGCAGGTACCAAACTGCCTCCCATCATTAACAGGCAGTAGAATAATAAATTCCCTTTTACCAGGGTGCTAATCAGTGCTAAAAGAAAAGCCAATGGCACAAAGATCATCAGGGAATGAACAATCTCAACAATCTTTCCTTGGTGAATCTTGGGAGGAAGCAGGTAGCTCAGTAACGTAGCATCGGGAGATAGTTCTGATGTTTGCAAACGTTGGCTATTATCTACGTATACCCGCAGGATTGCGTTGGCATAAACAATTACAAAATGGTGGACAGCGGTATCCTTAAAGATGTTGCCAAAATACATTTCTGGATGCCTTCCATTGTCCCCAGAAAAAGAAGTACGAAGGCGAACGGTTAAATCCTGACCCTCTTGACCGATCGTCAAATTTCGATTAAGCGCATCCTGAGAAAGTGAAAAGATTCGAGCGGGTCCAGTTTGAGCTTGATCCGAACTTGCAGCGATTAAACTTAAAGTAAACTCAGAACTTTTTTGGATTTGTTGATTGATAAATTTTGCTGGATCTAGGGTTGTTAACCAATGCTGGGGTGATAAAGAAACCCCTGAGCGAACAGTTGAACCTTCAGAGCTTCCCCGCCACACAAGATTGGGAGAACGCCCCATTAAATCTGAATAGTTGCCTTTCCCTTCTAAAAGGTATTCAGCTAATAAAGAATCTCCTAGAACATCAGCAGCTTTTTTTGCTTTTAGAAGCTGTACTAGAGCTTTTCCAGTAATCGCTTTGTTGGCGATCGCAACTTCAGAAATGGTTCCTTTCCAGGGGCGATCGCCGGTTTGTTCATTGCCAAGTAATAACGGAAAGTTAACATCCCAACGATTGAGATTAACAAGATTTTGTGACCCCAGTATAATCAAGGAAACGAGTAGAAAATAGCCGATAAACCCTATTGCTAACGGTTTAATAGTCAATCGACTTAAGCTTTTCTGGCAAATCCAATAAACTTTCCTATCTATTCCTCCTACCCACCAATAGAAGCTAAGACAGCCAAATACTCCTCCCAAAGTGTTTGTTAAAACATCACTCAGACTAGAAGTTCTTGTAGGTAAAAAGGTTTGTAATAGCTCAATACTTAAGGAAAACCCAAAACTGAAAATTAAAACACTAACCAGTGTTATAGCCCCCGTCAGCCGTGTTTTTTTCCGGATATGCCAACCTAAACCAAATCCCCAGGGTATAAAAAGTAGCACATTGGCAATTTGGTCAACCAAATTACTGGGGCGCTGCAAACTACCTACCAATTGATGCCATAAAGAATCTTCTTGAACAGAAAAGTTAAAGGGGTACAAGGTAATAATTGCAATCCCTAGAAAGCTTCCAACAGCAATGACCAAACCTGGGTTCCCTGCTAACTTCCTCATGGTTCTGTCGAAATCCATATAATTTACCTGTTTCGATTCAAAAGATCGTTCTCATTCAATTGCTCATAGCGGTAGAAAAACTCTCGCTCCTGCAACAGACAATCCAAAAATCTTCCCTGTGAAACATCCCTAAGTGTTGACCAGGTTGGATCGGGTAAGAATTGTGTCATTTGAGTTTGATGCTTTTCTAAAGCGGCGCGTTTAAGATGCAGGACATTACCAATTGAAACTGAGGTACGAAAATCTTTGAGTAACCGCAACCCAAATCCCGCTGATATAGTATTTTTGATAGCAGATTTAATTTCCCATTTTTTCCCCCATAAACTTACCCACGGCCAATGGAACCAAAACCATACCGGATATTCATAAACGGTTACATCAAGTCCATGCATTCTGACCGCAGTTAACACGATCGAGTTGGTAATCGTATGATCTAAGTGCCCCTCCTTGTGATAGGGAATAAAGACCTGTTCAGGTTGATATGCAAGAAGAATCTGAGCAACTTTATCAATAGCAATCTCCTGGTGCTGGCTCAAACATCCATCCTCAAAATTCAGAAAGATAACGTCCTTTTTATCAATCCCGAGCACCTCGCAGGCAGATACTGCTTCCTGGGCACGAATTAATCTCAATTCGTTCTTAGAGATCAAATGGCTGTGCGATCGACAACCGTCTGTCATAAAGACAACCTTGACAGCGGCTCCTAGTTTCTTCTTAAGCAGAAGAGTTCCACCACAACCAAGGGTTTCATCATCCTCGTGGGGTGAAAAAATAATTGCAGATTTCTGTAAATCGATCGGGTCTAGCTCATGAGATAAGTGACCCATTAAATACCTATAAAAGGAACAAAGAAGAGTTCGAGGAGATTGCACTTTCATAGGGCTTACAAATATTTTTGTACTCAGCTTCAAGACTTTCAGCAACTTTTGACCAGGAAAACAAAGCAAGCGCTCTCTGCCGCCCGGCTTGTCCCATCGATTTTCTAAGATCTTCATTCGAAAGCAGTTCGCAAATTGCATGAGCCAATACAGAGGGATTATTTGGCTCCACTAAAACGCCTGTTTCACCCTGCTGAATGATGGAGGTCATACCTCCAACTCGTGCGGCAATCACCGGAATACCACAGGCCATACTCTCGACCAGACTCATCCCAAACGCTTCACTTAAAGAGGGATTAACCACGATCGTTGCATTTTTGTAGTAGATCGGCAATTCTTCATGGGAGACATAACCCGTAAACACAACGCGGTTGTTAATGTCTGCTGACATTCTGTGCTTCAGTTTTTCTAGATAGCTCCCCAAATAGAATTCAGATAACCCTAAGGATTCAGGCTCATTACTGGCACCGAAAACCCATTCCTTAGCCGCTACTACTTCCGAACCAATGATCCTAAGCCTGGTATGTGGCCAACTCTGAATCACTTGATGAAAAGCGTCTAACAGTACATGTATTCCTTTTTCGGGCGAAATTCTACCGACAAACAAAATTTCTCTGAAATGGGTTTCCTGGCTCAATTGAGATGGGTTATCCCTGACAGGATTAGTCTGCCTGACGAGTAGATCTATTTTGGATTCCTGAGAAAAATTTCCTATATCAACTCCGTTGTATATTGTCTTACAGCGGTCTTTGAAGAAAGGGAACCTGCTTTGAATTTTTTCAGTAATGTACTCACTACAGCCAATGATCAGGTCAGCCTGCTTAAGCCGCCTCTCTAGAAGCAAATAATTAAATTGGGATAGCCATTCGCAATGCATGTGTAAAACAATTTTTATTTTTGGATTAAAAGCTCGAATGATTGGAATAAATTGAGAGAAGTTATGAATATGTACCAGATCACAGTTTTGCTGGGCTAAATCCCTTGCGATTTGAAGGATATATGTTAAGTAGAAGTGTTTGGAAATAATAAATGGGCAGTCAGCATTAGCGAGATCTAAGCGCTGTGAAATTTGATTAAATTTGCTAACAATTTTGTTGAGTACCCATCGATCGATCTTCGTCAGGGAACCTCTATAGCAAATTCCTTCATGCATTTGGTTAGTTTTGTTGAACACAGATCTCTTCTCGCCATAAGTAACAATCTCATGGGAAATGGCAAGTTGGCGGGCAGTATTGTAAGTCCAGATCCCAACTGAATCCCCAGTTGGAGAGGGGACTGCATCAGTCCAGGGTTGATTAACAAAGGCAATTTTCACTAATTTTACTTCTTAAAAAATGGTTTTGATCTTAGAGAGTGCTTGAAAAGTCCTACTGTCGGTAGCAAAGATGCGATCCCCCTAAGTCCCCCTTATTAAGGGGGACTTTAAGCCTGTTTCCTCCCTTTTTAAGGGGGGTTAGGGGGGATCTGTGAGTGTTGCATCTTACAGTCCATACCTTTTCAAACATCCTCTTAGACGATATTTAAAAAGTAGAGCATGGATTGCAGCAAATAGGGAACTGGAAGTAAAGCATAGAAATTGTAAGGTAGGCTGCCATTGATAACCATCTGATAACCATCCATGTCATCTATTCATTCAATACGATGCCTGCTTGTCATATATCCTCCTTGGAAAACTTTATGAGTGATTGATAGGGTGAGGAGTTGTATGAAAAGGTACTGCTTCAGCTAATTCAATCAACCTTCAGCTATTCCGATTTATTCACGTCATGCTTTTACAATCAATCCAGCTTTGTCATGAGTCAATAAAAGGAAAAATTAAATAGCTTTTTCAGTACATTCTCGATTTGAGGGAGATTACTTAAGTGTTTTTTGATACTTGAACCAATTGGTTCTCCACCTGTTTGCTCTCTTACTTGCTACGTACTTGAAAGACTCGCTACTCTGGCAGGAATTTTTTGGCGCAAATATTAGGTTTATTGGATGCGAAAAAAGCAAATAGCTTGTAGAAATATTGAATCAACAAATTTTAGTTTTCGCTTATACAGTTCCTTTTTCTACATCTTTGGCTTTATGGATTATTTACAAGCCCTATGGTTGTATTAAGTGAAGGTGAACCCAGAAGAAATTTGTCTACATGATTCTACAGAAAACTCTATCCTCCTTATAGGGGACGGATTATGTGAGTTTTCTTTTGCTCCTCGCAAGACCATCTCTCCG from Kovacikia minuta CCNUW1 carries:
- a CDS encoding VanZ family protein codes for the protein MDFDRTMRKLAGNPGLVIAVGSFLGIAIITLYPFNFSVQEDSLWHQLVGSLQRPSNLVDQIANVLLFIPWGFGLGWHIRKKTRLTGAITLVSVLIFSFGFSLSIELLQTFLPTRTSSLSDVLTNTLGGVFGCLSFYWWVGGIDRKVYWICQKSLSRLTIKPLAIGFIGYFLLVSLIILGSQNLVNLNRWDVNFPLLLGNEQTGDRPWKGTISEVAIANKAITGKALVQLLKAKKAADVLGDSLLAEYLLEGKGNYSDLMGRSPNLVWRGSSEGSTVRSGVSLSPQHWLTTLDPAKFINQQIQKSSEFTLSLIAASSDQAQTGPARIFSLSQDALNRNLTIGQEGQDLTVRLRTSFSGDNGRHPEMYFGNIFKDTAVHHFVIVYANAILRVYVDNSQRLQTSELSPDATLLSYLLPPKIHQGKIVEIVHSLMIFVPLAFLLALISTLVKGNLLFYCLLMMGGSLVPAILLEMLWCNQSAQSLRVENLMINIFISLITFWATRLLIRWAFLDTTKNSVEKADSF
- a CDS encoding PIG-L deacetylase family protein, which produces MKVQSPRTLLCSFYRYLMGHLSHELDPIDLQKSAIIFSPHEDDETLGCGGTLLLKKKLGAAVKVVFMTDGCRSHSHLISKNELRLIRAQEAVSACEVLGIDKKDVIFLNFEDGCLSQHQEIAIDKVAQILLAYQPEQVFIPYHKEGHLDHTITNSIVLTAVRMHGLDVTVYEYPVWFWFHWPWVSLWGKKWEIKSAIKNTISAGFGLRLLKDFRTSVSIGNVLHLKRAALEKHQTQMTQFLPDPTWSTLRDVSQGRFLDCLLQEREFFYRYEQLNENDLLNRNR
- a CDS encoding glycosyltransferase family 4 protein: MKIAFVNQPWTDAVPSPTGDSVGIWTYNTARQLAISHEIVTYGEKRSVFNKTNQMHEGICYRGSLTKIDRWVLNKIVSKFNQISQRLDLANADCPFIISKHFYLTYILQIARDLAQQNCDLVHIHNFSQFIPIIRAFNPKIKIVLHMHCEWLSQFNYLLLERRLKQADLIIGCSEYITEKIQSRFPFFKDRCKTIYNGVDIGNFSQESKIDLLVRQTNPVRDNPSQLSQETHFREILFVGRISPEKGIHVLLDAFHQVIQSWPHTRLRIIGSEVVAAKEWVFGASNEPESLGLSEFYLGSYLEKLKHRMSADINNRVVFTGYVSHEELPIYYKNATIVVNPSLSEAFGMSLVESMACGIPVIAARVGGMTSIIQQGETGVLVEPNNPSVLAHAICELLSNEDLRKSMGQAGRQRALALFSWSKVAESLEAEYKNICKPYESAISSNSSLFLL